taatctaactaattatatacaatcattaactactaaaaagtgccttagatgtattcacttactggtgtgacagatggttacctcataatatacacacaaagatgccacatgctaatgagctgattggagtccggcgtgatgtcattgagtccagcgtatatatttaattcagagcaatagccacgcccctgcccacctgctgctggttcatatggaaacaaactgtcattcagcagcaggtgggtggggagagtcaggagctcatgaatattcaggactcatcattatgagctgggacttttcaatacaagatgttggcagattgactgggtcaattaaagaaagtgacccagcattctgctaagagaatcagtcacttatttatgtttcccttagttaggacaccataaaactggtgacaggttccctttaaaatcatACCTCCCTGAAAACGCACCTAGATACCACCCGTTTCCCTCTCTCATTAATAGACTTCCTCATACCTAACTTcacagtatctaaatgggcgGACCATGGAGTGGATAAATTAGGAGATCTATTTGATGGAGGCACTATGCTTCCCTTTGAGTCGCTACACCAAAAATTCTCACTACCGAATATTTTTATCAGTACCTACAAATTCGCCATCTCAACTCCTTTTCGCTCAAGATCCTCCCCTCGACTCCCTTTAGAGGCTACTAAATTTCTAGCTAGCTCATCTAATGTTAGAGGGGGACTGTCTATTATGTACAGGTCTCTTCTCGCCAATCAATCGGGGGGTAAGACACCACATATGCAGGCATGGGAAAAGGAACTTAAACTCTAAATTTACGGTTGAAGAATGGCACAAAGCATtcctttgggctataaagccatcCCATTGCATCAACCATGCAGAACAAAACAGAAAAATTAAATTGAGATGGTATCTCACTCCTGACAGATTAGCACGCATGAATGCTGATTATTCCCCTCTCTGCTGGCAGGGAGGCGGCCAGAGAGGAACGCCGACGCATATGTGGTGGTCTTGCCCTTCGGTATCCCCCCTATGGGAGAAAGTCCAAGACGTGATTCAGAGGGTCAAGGATTCTCCATTGGTGTTGACTCCAGAACTAGCGGTACTCAACATAGTTTATGAACATATTGTGCTCCCAGTGAACACACCTACAATGTTTACGTGAcactcagtttcccaaattgggatagagctctagaggAAATACCTCCTCCTTCCCAACAACGGCATATATAAAAtctggacaatacttgaagtttttggtgtgatatataccattgaatttatcgactgtattattgagtggtatcgaatattttaacacagaattttctaccattcaatatatcgaatatattttctaccgaatatagtatcgattatatctaccatggtatatgtgattgtaatgtttatTATTGCTGCattgtttttataaattttattacttgtattttatggggatttaataatacatattttctgcatatgccaatttggttgccaagtgtatgagtgcccgcTCATTTTTCTATTGCTACAGGTACTCAACATAGGCCTACACTTTATTCCCCACGCCTCTAGATGGGTCACAGCACATATATTAACGGCCACCCGTAACATAGTGGCAAGGCACTGGAAACTCAGAATTACCCTTCCGCTTTCGGAAGTTGTTCATGCTATAAACCAACATATGCACCACGAGGTGGCATTCGCTCCAACGCTCCATTTCAAAGTCAAGGCCCTAAACCAGTGGCTGCCCTGGATCTCTAGCGAATTTAGCACACCATTGCCTATATGTGTACTGTGACCCACCAAAAAATCTCTATGATTCTCGGATTCCTGGTGGGCCTAACAATCCTtccatgcctaactacaccccccccccccctctcctgttTTACTGTAAAATGTGTTTGATTTTATACTTGAGTTCATTGCAAATAATTTGTCTGTAACAAGACTTGCCATGGTTCAGATGTAGACGTTATGCCATTGGGATAGGGAGCCAACACAGTGGAAAAAATGTCCCATGACCATGATGGAGTGCAGGAAAACGGGGCATTATAGATAAACAATCACTTTTAGTAAGCGATAACGTGTGATGTTTCCTGTCAATTGATTAAATTGCAAAACCGGAATACTCAATTTAAACaaccaatataaaaaaatgtgtggACTTGTTCGTTCAGCCTCTACATGGAACTGTACCCTTAACATctaatgcaaactgatgcatttaacCCCCAGTTACAGTAACACATAGCTATTTGTCATATCATGCAAATCAAAGAGATACAATTTGGATACAAACAGCTTTTAATGAATTACTAAAGAGCAAATTGAAAATATGACATGTCTTTAccctacagataaaaaaaaaaaaaaatttgaacaaaaTCCTATTTGTAAGTCAATGACAATTTGTAATATGGGCCATGTTCTTCCTTGTGTACCTTGATGTAAGCACTAAGGAGAATTATATCAGGAGTTGACTACAAGACAATGAAAATAAACTCAAAGTTTGAGACTCAGTAGTGACGGCTAGCCAGGTCTCATTAATACACTATATAATGTTGGCTTCATACAGTGCAGTTGTCAAAGTTAGAAACCTTGAGTGGGTCTTAAGACAAGAAGGATGTAGTTTGTTTAAAAAAATCCTACCATAACTACATTGTGATAAGTCCGCCTAACACAGTAAGTGCTGGCGGTTCTGTCACAGTGTATATGAAAAGGCGTCCCACTCTCCACTGAATAGACATGCAGTTATGTTTATACAATGACCAATATGGCATGAAACCAAAACCCCTATTATAAATTTAACATAAGTGTAAGCATAGCTAAAAGTGAGGGTCACGGAAatccatcatcatcatcctctgcCATTTCTTTAGCAAATTCTAAATCCTGCTGTTCTCTTTCACGCCGTTCCTATGGAGAGAAAGATATATCAGTGACGGTACTGAAGAAGAAAGGAATACATGTCAGTGTCACATACAGGCAGAGTTAAGTTACAGCCCACCTTAGGCAGTGGTttctaaaagtattgttctctagaTGCTGTACAGAGCATTCTCCCCATCTGAGTTTCGAATCTGCTCCCCTAGTCACTTGTAATGGGAGTTGTAGATCTGGTCTTCTTGCAATTCATGTGCAGGAGTGGAGGGATTTAACATCTTCGCTACCggcactgtacatgtacggcgctggtaggaaATGCAAACATGGCGCAAGCTCAAGCATGCAGCAGGTGTCATCACCGATGGGTCTCCACGGAGAGCCGTGGCTAATGACCGCGACCGGCAAAAATGTCGATggcggtcattaaagcctttagattctgtgatcaagtgagatcacggcatctaaaaagcttaaaaaaaaaaaaaaaaaatctcgcgCTTCCGTGCATCCTCagcggccaatgaggatgccggtaattgatttttaatgCACTGGGTCTTTCTgaagaaattagcaattctgtctgaataatggatgtaaaaaaaaaataaaatccacgattgttcagaataaaaaaaatttataaaaaaaatagaacagtaaATGGATTTTGTAGACTCAAACACaagcttcaaaatcataaaaaaaagtaaaaagaagtttaaatcacccccctttcagtagaaaaaaaacggaagagaGTAAAAATTGACAATTTGCCAGtttttcatcacttctcttacctaaaaaaataaataaaatgtgatcaaaaagtcacacactccaaaatggtatcaataaaaactacagattgtctcgcaaaaaatgagcccccacacagctcagtaaagacaaaaaaaaaaagtaaaaaaaggttttacactatttaggcatAAAAACCTATACATTTATGGTATCGTTgtcatcgtactgacccagagaatgaaggaaggtcagttttgccgcaaaaagAACACAGTGGGAACAAAACttgtaaaatggtggaggaattgcattttcaccccatttggaatttttccccccgcttcccactacgttgtttgcaatattaaattgtggcaacagaaagtacaacttgtcccgcaaaaaaataagccatcatacagctatgtgaaaggaaaaataaaagttgcggctcaaggaagatagggaagaaaaatgaaaatgcaaaaaacaaaaacacctcCAGTGACCAAAATCAGgaaccaaatttttttattttttttttactatatatgaGCACCAGGGCTTTCCAAAAACTATACTGCCTCATATAGCTACAAGGGGCAATCCTACAGAGACAATAACTTCAGGGTGAATGCTAGTGTTGTACAACCAGCTATACAACAACAAGACTTTATAAAtggcaatagtccttaaaagagcATTTTCATTTCCACTATTGATtgacatatcctgtggatatgccataatgcTTTAGATATATAGGAGTGGTGCTCTCACACAAAGGGCCAATAACTAAAAATATTATAGAATTGAAAATGTGACATAAATGTAATCTTGTCGAGATCAGAGATCTTTTACTAAACCACAGAATCCACCTTTCCTGTGACAGTGCTCCTGTAGTTTCCCTGTGATGCTCACCTCAGCTGACTCCAAGTCTTTGTTGTAAGATTTAGGAGGAAATCTCATAGCCTATAGGATGAAAATGAAGAGAAGCATTTGTAGTTACACAATTCATGCACAATGGCATAACAACAGACGCTCCTGAAAATAGTTCAGCAAGATCATTGAAAAAATATTGTGCTCGCACACACACAACAGTGGCACTTACTCGTCAATCCATACATATAGCGCAGTGTACATAAGGCTGACACTCAATTTTTCATAATTTATCTACAGCATATTTGTGTCCCTCCCTCAATCTTTACCTTGACAGACATATTGTGTATGTCTAGACAGAATGAAATGCGTTGATGAAAGGCCAGCTGAGGTTCCCTTGTAGAATAGATATCAGTCATCTCTTTAGACTGGACATAACCCTTCTCATGATTAATACTGGCCTCAATGACTCCATCACGGATTGCctgcaaaaaaaagtttgaaaatgTAACATGAAATGTATTATTGGATGTTTGTATACCACAGATTATTCTGTTCATGTAAGGTACCTGACTGACTCTACATCCATAAAGCTGGAACAAATCATGTAAAAGGGTGGCCATAGTTGCCCTGCTGTGTCTTTGAAAATCACTAACCTTAGCCACTATGAACTCTGCATCCTCTGGACTGTCAAGCTGTAATTTCTGAGCAATGTCAGGCAATGAAATCCTGGAGTATGACAGACTGATCATACGAACACCTAAAATAGAAGGGGACCAATATTATAAAAAGGCACACACAACAGACAGATATAAAAGATaagggagctctgaaaaatgaaaagtggaatctgactggttgctattggcaacaaagccagttttcctttacaccagttttgataaatctcaccctaaAAATGTCTCTAAAAAGACCTTGCAGGACTGCATATTAGCCCAGAGATCGGTTGATTACCACAGGTAAAGCTTCTCTAACCCTTGGCAATAAGCCTGTAGCCCTGGAGGAAAAGGTGTCTGGCCAGAGGTTCCCCTGAAATGCAGCATCACAAATGAATGCCCATGTAATGTAATTAATGGATATTCCGGGTCCAGTAGAGGAGCTCTTCATTCTGGTTCATAAAGAAGGGCTTCTTGTTAGCTATACACAACCGAAATCTGTTGGTCAAAAGTTTGTTTGGCTGACAAGTATCAACTACCCATAAATATCAAGAGATATTTTAAGGAGATAAAcatgttcatttcaatgggtggagggtaaaaagattgtgccagacaacatgcctgatccttaaaTGGTTTCATTTACATACCTGTCTTGATAACATTATGTCTCAACCGAATGATGAGTGTGTATGTACCATCTGTCTGGAACTTCTCACAGAACTGCTCCAGCACCTGATTGAATTTGGACAGGTTGCCTGTGCGCACAGCTGTAAAAGAAAACAACTTGTTGGGAAATGTGATGTAGAAACAGAAATCTTAGGACAGATTTCATTTGCTAGATGTGAATACTCTGCATGATCAGCTGGTATCTCAAACATACCTGCAATCAGGGATTAAGGAAAAACCAGTTGGGTAAATAACTTATTTTtcctgtacttaaaggggttgtccgctttttactcttgatgacctatcctcaggataggtcatcaatatctgatcgtcaggggtctgactcccagcacccccgcagATCatttgtttgaagagaaggctcaTACGAGCGCTACCATCTGCTcagtttacctgcttgccgcagCAATTgcggtggtgagcaggtgtaattccaagtatggcgtccccattcactattATGGGGAACAGATatgtctgttcaagtgaatactacagagctgtcccataacagtgaatggggatgccatacttgcaattacacctgcttaccactgcaattgctacggcgagcaggtaaatagAGCAGAGAAGGAAAGGCTCATTGGTGACGATGCGATCAATAGTTAAAagcgggcaacccctttaagtcagaatCTCATTATAATTGGTAAATATTATGTGATACAATATTAGGCCActtgcacacgaatgtttttttcccccgttccgtttttgcggattccgtttgcagattcatttcaatggttccgcaaaaaaaacggaatgtactccgtatgcattccgtttccgtatattcGTTCcgcttgtcctattattgcccgcaaataacgatccgtggctccatttaagtcaataggtccgcaaaaaatacgtaatcatacggaacacatccgtatgtcattagttttttgcggatccatgccaaCTTTGCCCATATGTTTACTGTTAAAaacacattactgtacattacattaatgattaaaaatgttatgtttctgtttgcgatccgcaaacagTTCGCATACGGAAACTATACGGAGATTTTTTGCGGAACTACGGAAAGGAAACGtaaaaacacaacggaaacaaatagcggaacaatggatccgttaaaaaaggatagcaaaatactgaaaaagccatacggtcgtgtgcaagagccatTAGTATAGAAGATGTCTGTGTGTAGTGAATCTTTGACAAGGGCTTTTCATTCagaaattattttcttttaaagagGTTCTGTTATCAGGTACGTCACAATAAAACCATTTCACCTGTACCGTGTGCCCACTGGATGAGCTCCTGCAAGacttcagggccaggcatgaatatgtcttcactgcctggccctgtgagTCAGTGGTGGGGGCATGGCATGAAGGGCAGTGAGCGAAACCTCTAGGAGCACTGTCCCTGTTACTCctaaaagctcatttgcatattaacaaTTTTCTCAAGGATGCGGGTACCTAGGAAGAGGAGATCAAGACCATGTTCAACTGTCAAGCGCAACATCACAGGTGGGATCCTTTAATTGTGAAGTAtctgatgacagaagccctttaacgtaTGTTTACTGACAGCAGAAGAAATGCATAATGATGTATATGTGGGTGGATCACTAATGACCACAAGAGCAGAACCTTGGAGATTTGCATTGCACACATTCAGATTTGCAATCAACATGTACTCAAAATAACTGCAGCTTGTTCCTAGAAAGCAATAACAGGACTCCAAAAGTAGATGAATCACTTACCTTGAGTAAGCAGAAAATACGGCATTAAAGACCTTTTCAATGACAACTGTCTGAATTGAAGACGATCTGGAATTTCCCCCAATAACAGCTCCACCACTATCAGAAGTTTGTGAACCTGAGAAGACGGCATCAGACGCACATATTTACATTGTAGGATCCAGTGGAGTAACTAAAACTGACTGGGCCCACAGCAAATTTGTGAACatcacccccacccccccagctccctcctcctcccgtgcAACCCTCAATCCTGTGCCTAGTCAAGATAGCGCTCAGACCAGGCCAACCAGCTGCACCACCCGTTTCCTACACgtctatactgtatgtcatgtcactgtatataatgtcattttataatgCTGTTGAGGGGGCTCTGAcaaaatctttcagtcctcccTCCAGACGGACCCCTTCTGAGTTCAGTCCCTGCAGCAGCctcttcccctgcttccactatagctacacTCCTGGTAGGTTTTAAGGCGACTTGGAGATGCATAGAAATCAACTACTCACTGTCTGCTTGAAGCCCACTGCGGTATGCTGGGGGGCCTTTCTTAGGGCATTAGTTAGGGTCCTTCTTGCTTCAGTATATTCCAACTGAATGGCTTTAATGCGGCCTGAGGGAAGATTTTGTGTAGTGTGTTTAAGAGGCAATACGATGCACAATATAGAGATTGCTGAGACTTACAAAAAGAATATTACATATTAAACCGAGGAAACCTCTACTGTTAGAGGTCAAAAAGTAACAAGGGGTGGATACATGGGTGCCAATGAACCAAAACAaatacacaaaagaaaaaaaagggatacATGAAGTAATTGTGTACACCTGGTTATGTTACATGatatatagctttttttttttttatataccaaaaataaatcaattaaaaacaaatgctattaaccctataaggaccttgccatttttcacctttaggaccaggccattttttgcaaatctgaacagtgtcactttatgtggtaataactttaaaacgcttttacttaacgaggccattctgagactgttttctcgtcacatattgtacttcatgatggtggtaaatttgaataaaaaaaatttcatttttataaaaaaataaaaaataaacaatttaccaaaaatgtggaaaaagttgcaaatttccaaatttcaatttctcaatttcttttataatagatagtaataactacaaaaatagttactttacattccccatatgtctacttcatgtatcgataattttgtgaatgccatttcattttttggggacgttagaaggctaaggctactttcacactggcgttttgaattccgtttgcgaGATTCCGTATTTGAATGAAATAGTTGCCATACGTAATGCCTGCTAGTACATCTGGTATTTCCTTTTTAGCATTATTTAgggtttcaggttgaaatggaagAGAATCATTTTAAATGATTCCTGAGTTCtccattttttattgttttttggtgTCAGTAACGGCATGACTCCTATACATTTACTTTATGCAACACTGTACAGTGAATGTACCCAGTCACCTCCGATCCTGCTCCATTGGGGTTTACTATTTACTTTCCTTAGGTCACATACAGTGGCCAGTTTTACAGGACGTCAACTAAAGTGAAGTCTTCATACAGCTGGTGCCCTGGGTACAATCAAAGAACATCTAGAAAGCAGGAATGCTAACAATGGTGTCGTTGAACATAAAACGAACCTTGGTACCTTCTAGTCCTAACTTTCATGGTCTACTTACCTGTATAATACAAGTATCTGGCCCACTCATTGTTATTAGCTTGCTCAGGGAACACAGACTTGGACACCAGCTTCTCAGCCTGGTCGTACAGGTTGTACTGTAAGTAGTTTCTGAGTAGCAGGTTAAGCAGCGTGGCCTGTCCATCTGCATCATGCCGGAGTGTGGCTGTGCGCAGTCTTGCATGCAAGAAGCTGGAAAATGTTACAGTTTATAATACCTTGTCACCAAACATCTGATTCCTAATAAAC
This window of the Bufo bufo chromosome 6, aBufBuf1.1, whole genome shotgun sequence genome carries:
- the PSMD3 gene encoding 26S proteasome non-ATPase regulatory subunit 3 — protein: MKEATVKRREPEDVEMKEEEPAAVTGEGGKKELDSVTLEDIKEHVKQIEKAVSGKEPRFVLRALRALPSTSRRLNPNVLHKAISGFFTSNPATRDMLLSFLEELMDTEGDLQFRPRTGKAASAPLLPEVEAYLQLLLVIYLMNSKRYTEAQKVSDDLMQKISPQNRRALDIIVAKCYYYHSRIYEFLNKLDVVRSFLHARLRTATLRHDADGQATLLNLLLRNYLQYNLYDQAEKLVSKSVFPEQANNNEWARYLYYTGRIKAIQLEYTEARRTLTNALRKAPQHTAVGFKQTVHKLLIVVELLLGEIPDRLQFRQLSLKRSLMPYFLLTQAVRTGNLSKFNQVLEQFCEKFQTDGTYTLIIRLRHNVIKTGVRMISLSYSRISLPDIAQKLQLDSPEDAEFIVAKAIRDGVIEASINHEKGYVQSKEMTDIYSTREPQLAFHQRISFCLDIHNMSVKAMRFPPKSYNKDLESAEERREREQQDLEFAKEMAEDDDDGFP